In one Planctomycetota bacterium genomic region, the following are encoded:
- a CDS encoding diguanylate cyclase: MPTAPEQPDRLARLLVIEDDPDQLELMTETLEDSLGEGCVISAVCRKDALGHDFQAFDLILTDYNLPDGTGLEMLADIRATCSTPVIMVTGENAVDIATSAIRNGATDYVVKTPDYIDTVPLVVQKSLAMTQMLRERETVHRQALSQLQSDVQRAEQEAATDPLTGLYNRRNFEKHLNQLFAECQRYPSNLSAVMLDLDHFKSINDTLGHQVGDDMIVLAGKTIAEVLRTMDVASRYGGDEFVLLFPKADAQTTAGIMQRLRNSFWNRSGQALAREVGLTMSIGIADVAGSGVSTPEALIAAADEALYRAKAAGRDCIAGPDFTMPRADAA, encoded by the coding sequence GTGCCCACTGCACCTGAACAACCCGACCGGCTCGCCAGGCTCCTGGTCATCGAGGATGATCCGGACCAGCTGGAGCTGATGACCGAGACGCTCGAGGACAGTCTCGGCGAGGGCTGCGTCATCAGCGCGGTTTGCCGCAAGGACGCGCTCGGACATGATTTCCAGGCCTTCGACCTGATCCTCACCGACTACAACCTGCCCGACGGGACCGGGCTGGAGATGCTCGCCGATATCCGCGCGACCTGCTCGACGCCCGTCATCATGGTCACCGGCGAGAATGCCGTCGACATCGCCACCAGCGCGATCCGCAACGGTGCGACCGACTACGTTGTCAAGACGCCCGACTACATCGACACCGTCCCGCTCGTCGTGCAGAAAAGCCTCGCGATGACGCAGATGTTGCGTGAGCGCGAAACCGTTCACCGGCAGGCGTTGTCGCAGTTGCAAAGCGACGTCCAGCGTGCCGAGCAGGAGGCCGCGACCGATCCGTTGACCGGGTTGTACAACCGCCGGAACTTCGAAAAACACCTCAACCAACTCTTCGCCGAGTGCCAGCGTTATCCGAGCAATCTCAGCGCGGTGATGCTCGACCTCGACCACTTCAAATCGATCAACGACACGCTCGGCCATCAGGTCGGCGACGACATGATCGTGCTGGCCGGCAAGACGATCGCCGAGGTGCTGCGAACCATGGATGTCGCGAGTCGGTACGGCGGCGACGAGTTCGTTCTCTTGTTCCCGAAGGCCGACGCACAGACGACGGCGGGGATCATGCAGCGGTTGCGTAACTCGTTCTGGAACCGCAGCGGCCAAGCCTTGGCCCGCGAGGTGGGCCTGACGATGAGCATCGGCATCGCCGACGTGGCGGGCAGCGGGGTGTCGACACCCGAGGCGCTGATCGCCGCGGCGGATGAGGCGCTGTACCGCGCCAAGGCGGCCGGCCGTGATTGCATCGCCGGGCCAGACTTCACCATGCCCCGTGCCGACGCGGCGTAG